TGCAGAATCGCATCAGCGAAGAAGAGAACCAGCGGTTGCTTGGCCAGCGAGTCGAAGTTCTCGTCGAAGGCCCTAGCGAACATGCGAAGAAAGAACATGGCGAAGCTTTGCTGGAACAAAGCAATCCCGTGCAACTCGTCGGTCGCACGCCCTGCGATCGCATCGTCGTGTTCGATGGTAACCCGCGCTTGACCGGCGAAATCGTGCCTCTGGCTATTTACGAAATCGCCCCCCACACGCTCTTTGGCGCGGTGGTGACGGGCTATGTTGGCCCTGCATCACTCTCCGTGCTGGGCGCGTAGTCGCGTGCGGACCAAGCCCTTCAGCTTGCTCAAGCATCAGCGATTACTGACCGCGAGCTTGGTCAAGGATTTTCATAGGTTTAGCGGTGGCAGTGCAGACTCAGACGACGCTTCGTCTGCCGCGGATTCACTTGCTGGAGCGCTTGCTTGTGCTACGGTTGTCGTAGGCCGCTATCACGAGCAACTCGAACCGTGCTGGCCTTGGTTGCTGCATGGGGCGGATGGCTGGACTCGCGATGTTTTAACGAGACTGCAAGACGTGCGATCCGATCGGCCAGCCTCGGATCCGAACTCAAGCAATGCAGACGACTCTCTCACCTGGCACGTCTACGAACTGCTGCTGCAGGGATTGGCGAAACAATCGCGGCGCTCGACCGGTACGTTCTATACGCCGCCAAGCATCGCTCGCTTTTGTGTTGCCGCCTTAGACCATCAGCTGAAGCAAGCGTTCGGCCTGTCAGCGGGTTTGGGAGATGCCACGACCTGGGAGCAGCTACTGCGAAGTCATCCGAAGTTAGTTGAGGCCGGCAAACCGCTCGATCGCCCCTTTGTCCAAATCTTGGAACCAGCCTGCGGCAGCGGTGTGTTTCTGGCCGCTGCGATTGAACACGTCTTGAAGCAAAGCAAGTCGGCCATCGACGCTGCCGCTCGTTTGCTGCCACGACTCATCGGCATCGATATCGGCCGCGTCCCGCTGTTGATCGCACGTTTGCGAATCGCCGTTCAACTTGCCGAGCACGGAATTGTGCCGGATGCTGATTTTCCGCAGCCGCGATTACAACTCGGTAATGCGCTCGACGGACCTGAGAACTTGGCAATCCTAAGCGAACCGAATACCGTGATCCTCGGCAACCCACCATTCTCGTATCTATCGCGCAACGAGCAGCCGTGGATTCAAGATTTGATACGCGGAAGTAACGGCGTGGCGGGTTACTTCGCCATCGACGATCAGCAGTTGGGCGAACGAAAGACCTGGTTGCACGACGACTACGTCAAGTTTCTGCGGCTGTCGCAGTGGTGCATCGAACAAGCTGGGGCCGGCGTCATTTCGTTGGTCACCAATCATGGTTGGCTCGATAACGCCACGTTCCGCATTGCCCGGCAGCAGTTGCTCCGCGCGCTACCGCAGATCGACGTCGTCGATTTGCACGGCAACTTCAAGCGACAGGAAACATCGCCGCACGCCGAGCGCGATGAAAACGTCTTTGGCCTCAGCCAGGGAATAGCCATTGTGACGGCTGTGAAGAGCCTGCAACACTCGCCACCGCAAGTAACGTACGCCGAACTTTGGGGCTCGCGCGCTGGCAAACTCGCGCGGTTGTGTCCTGCGGATGAAAACGCCGATCTGAGTCCGCAACTTTGCGAGCCGCGGTTGCCTTGGTTCACGTTCGTCCCGCAGCGCGAACAAGTTCCCGCGGAATACGCGAGCGCGCCACTCCTCACGGAACTGATGCCAGTGCACTCGACAGTCCCGGTCACTGCCCGAGATCACTTCGTCGTCGCCCGCACTCGCGAAGAATTGCTGCAACGGATTGAGAGGTTCGTCGATCCCACCATTGATGATGCCGCGATCCGTCAGGAGTACTTCAGCCGCACTCGTTCGACCCGTTACTTGCCCGGCGACACCCGCAGTTGGAAATTGTCCGCCGCCCGCCAATTGATTCGCGACTCTGGCGACCCGCAGCAGTTTATTCGCCGCTGCCTGTATCGACCATTCGTCTGGCGCTACATTTTCTGGCATCCCGCCATGATCGATTGGCCGCGGCCCGAGTTCACACGTCATCTGTCTGAAGGCAATCTGACCCTCCTCGCGCGGCGGCAATCACTGGCTGGCAAGGAGTGCAACTTCTTTTGGATCACCGACTCGCTGCCGCTCGATGGAGTCATCCGCAGCGACAACCGCGGCAGCGAATCGTTCTTCCCACTCTGGCTGCAGTCACACGATTCGAGCACTCTCGCTCCTAACTTTAGCGCCGCACAACTTGCTACCTATCCACCGCAAGAATTGCTCGCCTATGTCTATGCACTCTTTCACTCGGCCACTTATCGCACGCGTTACTCGGCGGGACTGGCGATGGAGTTCCCGCGAGTCCTCTTTCCCGCGAGCGATCAATTATTCGCTTCACTGGCGTCGCTTGGTAAGCGATTGATCCAGTTGCACCTCACCGAACCTCACTTGGAGCACACTGCGCCGAGCACTCCGCCTGCAGTGGACCACACCGAGACTCATCTGCTCGATCGTATCGAAGCCTTTCAAGTCGGTACCTATCGAGTCTGCCGCAAATGGCTGGAAGCAGAACAGGCCACTCGCGAATCCGCATCGTTTGGCCGGCTTCAACAGTTAATTGCAATGACACTCGTTGCGCAGGATGAAATCGAAATCGCCATTCAAGCTGCCGGTGGCTTTCCCGCTGCATTTCAAATGTAGTCATCTCGCTCCGCGAGATGATAACTAAGACACACCATAATCTTGCCACAGCGGCGGCAGCGGAGCATTGATGTCAATCGGCTCGCGTGTCATGGGATGCTTTAGTTTCAGGTTGCGAGCGTGCAGCGAAATGAATCGTTCCCGCTCATCGTTGCTCCACGGACCAAAGGTGGCGGGACTGCCATAGAGCGTGTCGCCCAGTAGAGGCAAACCGCGCGAGGAGCACTGCACGCGAATCTGATGTGTGCGCCCCGTTTCGAGCTCGATCTCCAGCAGAGTGCCGTGCGGCAGGACTTGTATCACGCGGTAATGCAAGATCGCGAGCTTGCCGCCGACATCATGCTCGTCGACGATAACCGTCCGCGGCTCGCCGTCGATCTTCTTCAAGAAGTCGGTCCAAGTTCCTTGCGGCTCGGCCACTTGCCCACCGACGAGTGCCCAATAGGTTTTCGAAACCGTTCGCCCTTCGAACTGCTCCGAGATTTTCCTGGCCGCGCGCACGTGACGGGCAAAGACGATGGCACCGGACACAGGCCGATCGAGCCGATGGGGCACGCCGAGATAAATCTCGCCGGTCTTCCCTTCACACTGCTTGATGAATCGCTTCACACGCAGTTCGAGGCTATCGATCCCCAGCGGCGCTTGCGTCAGTAGGCCGGCTGGCTTGTTCACGACCAGGCACGGTCCTTCGTCATAAAGAACCGTGAAGCCTAAGTCGCTTGGATATTCGGTGGGCATTTACTTCGGATCAATCTTCAGCTTCACGCGATACTCGCCAGGAAACTGATAACCATCGCCCGCGTAGTCGCCCTGCATGCCGATCGCCAATTGCAGCACGCCCGATGTCTTGGCCACCACACTGTGCTGCTTGCCAACCTTATATATGGTCCCCTTCTCGCCGATGCGGGCGACGAGCGCGCCGCCGGCAATCTGGTTGGGAATGTACCAGCCATAGTTCGGCGCTCCATCGGGCCCGCTGCTGGCATTGCTCCCCCAAGGAGACATCACGATGCTCCCCTCGGCCTTGATCGTGATCCGATCGCCGGCTTGCACGCGAATGCCGGTGCTCTTGAACGATCGTTGGGCCAAGTTCTCGCCTTGCACCGTCACGCTCTTGCGAAACGATTCCTTCGCGCCCGCTTCACGTTCAGCGCGGCGAACATCGGCCAGTTTAACGTTGAGTTCACCATACTTGCTGTTGATTTTGAACTCCGCGGGCGAGACCTTGCCCACCACGGTAAAGTCGCTGGTGACGACCGTATCCTGCCGAATCCAAGCTTGCTCGACGGGCGATTCCTCATCGTCCCCTTGCTCTTCGGCCGCTTCTTCAAACTCCTTGAGAATCTCGCCGACGTGCCGCTTGATCTCGGCGTTCTCGTCGCTGACAAACTTTTCGAGTTCCTTCTGCACCTTCACGCCCATCGCAGCCAAATCTTTGTGGGCCTGTTCGCGCGTCTTGTAATCGTCGCTCCCCAGCTTCTTAATCGTGTCGACTATCTTCGCCGAAAGTTCCGGAAAACTATCGAGCCCAGGCGAGAAGCTGCGAATCCTCTCGACCGGCACCACCAGCTTGCCGAAGGGCGTGTCGACGTTGATCTCGGCAATCGACAGGTCACCGGTGATCACGCTGCCGTCGAACAAATGAAGCTTGAGATAGCGCGGGCCATACGTCACCGCTGCCGTGCGTGGCACGTCGACGGTCGGTTCGTCTTTGGCCTTCGGTTTCTTATCATCCGCGGGCTTGTCTTCAATCACACCTGGGATCGCGGCCTTGATCCGTTCGAGAATCTGCACCTCCGCCTTCGGCACTTCTTCTTCCTCGGCTCGCACGCTGCCAGGCGAAAGGCCGAGCGTGAGACCAGCGACCGCGCTTGTCCAAAAGAACGCGCAAAAGACCGAGCGATACTTACTCATGTTGTTCATTCCTGGCAAAGATAAGATGTTCCCATTGTGGCTGACGGCCTTCCGAATTTCCACTCAGGTAACGACGAACCAGCAGGAACAACCGTTTCAGTCGGAATGTACGGCAGCAACTCTCGCACGCAACTCACTCCCCAAATCTCACACCGTTGTCTGCCGGCCGATTCTACGTAGCAGCGAGCACCAATCGTTTCGCGCTCTTTCCTGACTCAAAACCTTGCTCCTCGCCGTTTCGAACCTTCGGCACCGCAAAGCCATTTGCTCCGTCCCACTCATCGATCCTATTAGAAATGTCACAACGCCTCGCGCGCGGAATTCATTTCCGATCCGCTTTTTCACTCTCCTCGCTGACACTTCGCGCTTACCTAAAAAACAGGCTGGCGTGAATGGGTTCGAATTCCGGCAAGCGTTCACGGCAGCATGTTGTCGGGGGAACTGACACTCAGTTGCGCCGCAATTCAGGAAACCCGAAGCGCGTGCTGATCGCGGTTAAGTGGCGTCGCGAACGGTTAGGAGCTTTTTCGAGCCGTGACCAGACGTGTCAAATGAGGAGTGTTTAATGGCAGATGTTTAACGGGTGACCAGAAGGGAGGAGCAGCGGATGAGACGCGCGGACCAGCGATTGGTACACCCCCTGGATAGGTACTATTCAGGCAAGTTGACTGAACAGGGGATTTCGGCAATTTTTCGCGCTTGCTGGAACGCCATAAGTTATTTCAAGGAAAGAAATTATGTTCGTTCTGGATGTGTGTGCAGATTGCGCAACTTTCGCAATTATCAACTGTTCAAAGGGCAATTCAGCGGCTGTTCAACCATCTTTAGCGATCAGGAACTGGAGGCAACGAAGCAGTATTGCGGGTTCCCGCAATCAGAATGGCGTACTCCGCAGCCGCAAATGCTTAGTGGGATTGCGGATAGCGGTGACTGATAGGGGAGTTGGGCTCGCTGCACCCACCCAAAAGTGCCGTTTGTGAAGTTCAGATGTTACTGACGTGGAGAATACGGGCAGGTAAGATAGACCTCTTCGGATGGCAGTTCTGCGGCAACGTGGGGCCAGTCATCCACGCGTTATGGTCGCAGGAATGGAGTGCCGGCGACAAGGATAACGTGCTTTCCGAAACGGGTATGGCCGGTCTGCCGAAGCGAACTCGAGACTTTGTTAGCCAGTTGCTAGCACAACGTCTGTCGCGTGGTAGTCCGGAGGATATGTCTGCTAGTCAGTCCATCGATTCCTTACGCGGGGCGACGCCATTGGTGCTGCCGTCGCTGCTGCAGTGCGATTTCGCCAATCTCGAGCGCGAAGTCCGTACGTTGGAGGATGCTGGCATTCGTGCTTTGCACCTGGATGTCATGGATGGCAACTTCGTCCCGAATCTGTCTTATGGCATGCCGATCGTTGCTGCACTGCGTAAAGTGACGAAACTTCCGCTCGATGTTCACCTGATGATCGAGAAGCCTGAGCGGTATTTGAAGCAGTTCGCCGAAGCGGGCTCGGACCTGATTACCTTCCACGTCGAAGCCGTTGCTGATGCGCAGCCGCTGGTCAACGAAATTCACTCCCTGGGAGTGAAAGCGGGAATCGCACTGAATCCCGCGACTCCTCTTGGCACGCTGGATGCATACTTGGGGGCTGTCGACCTAATTCTTGTCATGAGCGTGCCAGCCGGTTTTGGCGGGCAGAAGTTTCACGACGTGGCACTCGACAAATTGCAGACGTTGAATACGCAAAAACAAACGGGCCAACTTCGGCCCGAAGTGATTTTAGAGGTGGATGGCGGCGTCAACACGTCGACCATTGGCCGATGTGCGCAGGCAGGAGCGCAGTGGTTCGTAGTTGGGTCAGCGATCTTCGGGCAGGCGAGCTATCGGCCGGCTGTCGAACAACTTACTCAACTGGCACGTCTTTAAGGAGGTCAAGTTCGATCCTGTATGGTTCGTATTCTGCTGATTCGTTCTGCTGCGACTGATTTCGACGAACAAGGTCGCATCAAGGGAACTCTCGATTTGCCGCTCAGCGATGTCGGCACCGCCCAAGCGGTTCGCCTGGTCGCTGAATTGCAGCAAGTCGATATCGACTACTTCTACAGTTCCACTTGCCGTTGTGCGGTCGAAACGGCCACGCAACTCGCCAACAGCCGCCGGCTGAAGGTGCGGCAACTGGCCGATTTTCAGAACGTCGATCACGGCCTGTGGCACGGCAAACTCGTCGACGAGTTGAAACACACCCAGCCCCGGGTCTATCGTCAACTGCAAGACCACCCGGAAACCGTCTGCCCACCGGAAGGTGAACCGGTCGGCATGGCCCAGGCCCGCGTGCGGGTTGGTGTCGACCGACTTTTACGCAAGCATCGGACGGGGACGATTGCCCTGGTATTGCCTGAACCACTCTTCAGCCTGGTCCGCAACGTCATCACTCCCGGTGAACTTGGCGACCTGTGGAAGGCCGAGTGCCAATGTGGCGGCTGGCAGTTGCTCGATCTGGGGAACGACGACGTTCGCCGCGTGGTGCTAGCACATACTTCGGCCGCTGTACTCCCTGTTGCAGGGGGCGCTGCCTAGTAAAGGCGGAATAACTGCGCCGGCCAATGGCCGGCAACCGATACCCTAATGGATAGGCCTGCCGCAATCGCGAGACAATTGACCCCCTGCCGACAGCCCGCATTTTTGTAGAATCAAAAGCCGGAATTTGCTTGCATGACCCCGGCAACCTAGCGCATAGTCGCCCTGGATTGGAGCATGTCATGGGAGCCCTCCCTACAGCCTCGATATCATCCTCCTCCCCCATGTCTATCGTGACTACGCCATCCAACATCAAACGGCCTAAACGTGGCGTCCCCGAAGGGCTCTGGCTGCGCTGTCCAGGCTGCAGTGCCTCGATCTTCAAAAAGGAAGCCGAGAAACAGCACAACGTCTGCCCGCAGTGCGAGTATCACTTTTACGTCTCTGCCCCCGAGCGAATCGCCCAGCTGCTGGACGAAGGTACGTTTGAGGAGTGGGACGCAAACCTGCTGCCAACCGACCCGCTGCAGTTTGCCGATTCGAAACCGTACAAAGAGCGTCTAATTGCCGAACAGAAGCGAACCGGCATGACCGACGCTGCCGTGACGGGCTGTGGCATGATTCGCGCTCGCCGCGTCGCGGTGGGTGTGACCGACTCGGCCTTCATCATGGGGAGCATGGGTTCGGTGGTAGGCGAACGACTGGCCCGGTTAGTCGAACGTGCCACTGCCGAGAATTTGCCCCTCATCATAGTCAGCGGTTCGGGCGGTGGCGCCCGCATGCACGAAGGGATCTTGTCGCTGATGCAAATGGCCAAGGTCTCGGCAGCTCTGGCTCGCTACGACTCGGCTGGCGGCTTGTTCATCTCGGTGCTGACGAATCCCACGATGGGTGGCGTCGCGGCCAGCTTTGCTTCGCTGGGTGATCTGGTCTTTGCGGAACCGAAGGCGCTGATTGGCTTCGCCGGCCCACGCACGATTAAAGCCACGATTCGCCTGGAACTCCCCAAGGGATTTCAAACCAGCGAGTTTCTGCTGCAGCACGGCTTCATCGACCGCATCGTCAGCCGCTCGCGATTGAAGAGCGAAATCGCCCGCGCGATCGACTACTGCGGTAAGTAGGCCAACACAGGCCGTTGCGGCGGAGCGTGACGAGTTCTATGCAGAGGTCTTTTTAGTCGCGCTGGATCAGTCCCGCGTACTTCGCGCGGACCTTGCATACCTTTGGGATGGCTGCCCCTTGAATGTAGGGCTGATCGAGATGCTGCTGGGCATAGTCCTGGTGGTAATCTTCTGCCGGGAAGAACTCGACGAGCGGTTCGAGACTCGTGACGATTGGCTGCGCGAAGGCCCGCTTCTCGGTTAGCTCCTTAATTTTCGCGGCCGCGGCCTCTTTCTGGGCATCGTCGGCATAGAAGATGGCCGAGCGATATTGCGTCCCCTGGTCTGCTCCCTGGCGATTCAGCGTTGTGGGATCGTGAGCATCGAAGAACACACTCAAGAGTGTGTCGAGCGAAATCTGCTCTGGGTCGTAGGTCACGCGAATCACTTCGGCATGGCCCGTATTCCCGTCACACACGCGGCGGTAATTGGCGCTTTCCTTCGTCCCGCCGGCATAACCGCTCGTGACATCGCTGACACCCTTTAACTGCTCGAAGGCCGCCTCGGTACACCAGAAACAACCCCCGGCAAGCACGATGGTAGTGGTCATGGTTTTCGATCTCCCCAGCAGCAGAATGTCTTCCTTGCGATAGATAGTGCATTCTTAGCAACTGTCCCCGTCAGGGCAATCGCCTTGCTAAGGTGGAGTATCGCTTGCCTCGGGACAGCTGTTA
Above is a window of Anatilimnocola aggregata DNA encoding:
- a CDS encoding histidine phosphatase family protein; its protein translation is MVRILLIRSAATDFDEQGRIKGTLDLPLSDVGTAQAVRLVAELQQVDIDYFYSSTCRCAVETATQLANSRRLKVRQLADFQNVDHGLWHGKLVDELKHTQPRVYRQLQDHPETVCPPEGEPVGMAQARVRVGVDRLLRKHRTGTIALVLPEPLFSLVRNVITPGELGDLWKAECQCGGWQLLDLGNDDVRRVVLAHTSAAVLPVAGGAA
- a CDS encoding LecA/PA-IL family lectin — its product is MSKYRSVFCAFFWTSAVAGLTLGLSPGSVRAEEEEVPKAEVQILERIKAAIPGVIEDKPADDKKPKAKDEPTVDVPRTAAVTYGPRYLKLHLFDGSVITGDLSIAEINVDTPFGKLVVPVERIRSFSPGLDSFPELSAKIVDTIKKLGSDDYKTREQAHKDLAAMGVKVQKELEKFVSDENAEIKRHVGEILKEFEEAAEEQGDDEESPVEQAWIRQDTVVTSDFTVVGKVSPAEFKINSKYGELNVKLADVRRAEREAGAKESFRKSVTVQGENLAQRSFKSTGIRVQAGDRITIKAEGSIVMSPWGSNASSGPDGAPNYGWYIPNQIAGGALVARIGEKGTIYKVGKQHSVVAKTSGVLQLAIGMQGDYAGDGYQFPGEYRVKLKIDPK
- a CDS encoding RluA family pseudouridine synthase — translated: MPTEYPSDLGFTVLYDEGPCLVVNKPAGLLTQAPLGIDSLELRVKRFIKQCEGKTGEIYLGVPHRLDRPVSGAIVFARHVRAARKISEQFEGRTVSKTYWALVGGQVAEPQGTWTDFLKKIDGEPRTVIVDEHDVGGKLAILHYRVIQVLPHGTLLEIELETGRTHQIRVQCSSRGLPLLGDTLYGSPATFGPWSNDERERFISLHARNLKLKHPMTREPIDINAPLPPLWQDYGVS
- a CDS encoding type ISP restriction/modification enzyme; the protein is MRTKPFSLLKHQRLLTASLVKDFHRFSGGSADSDDASSAADSLAGALACATVVVGRYHEQLEPCWPWLLHGADGWTRDVLTRLQDVRSDRPASDPNSSNADDSLTWHVYELLLQGLAKQSRRSTGTFYTPPSIARFCVAALDHQLKQAFGLSAGLGDATTWEQLLRSHPKLVEAGKPLDRPFVQILEPACGSGVFLAAAIEHVLKQSKSAIDAAARLLPRLIGIDIGRVPLLIARLRIAVQLAEHGIVPDADFPQPRLQLGNALDGPENLAILSEPNTVILGNPPFSYLSRNEQPWIQDLIRGSNGVAGYFAIDDQQLGERKTWLHDDYVKFLRLSQWCIEQAGAGVISLVTNHGWLDNATFRIARQQLLRALPQIDVVDLHGNFKRQETSPHAERDENVFGLSQGIAIVTAVKSLQHSPPQVTYAELWGSRAGKLARLCPADENADLSPQLCEPRLPWFTFVPQREQVPAEYASAPLLTELMPVHSTVPVTARDHFVVARTREELLQRIERFVDPTIDDAAIRQEYFSRTRSTRYLPGDTRSWKLSAARQLIRDSGDPQQFIRRCLYRPFVWRYIFWHPAMIDWPRPEFTRHLSEGNLTLLARRQSLAGKECNFFWITDSLPLDGVIRSDNRGSESFFPLWLQSHDSSTLAPNFSAAQLATYPPQELLAYVYALFHSATYRTRYSAGLAMEFPRVLFPASDQLFASLASLGKRLIQLHLTEPHLEHTAPSTPPAVDHTETHLLDRIEAFQVGTYRVCRKWLEAEQATRESASFGRLQQLIAMTLVAQDEIEIAIQAAGGFPAAFQM
- the msrA gene encoding peptide-methionine (S)-S-oxide reductase MsrA, which produces MTTTIVLAGGCFWCTEAAFEQLKGVSDVTSGYAGGTKESANYRRVCDGNTGHAEVIRVTYDPEQISLDTLLSVFFDAHDPTTLNRQGADQGTQYRSAIFYADDAQKEAAAAKIKELTEKRAFAQPIVTSLEPLVEFFPAEDYHQDYAQQHLDQPYIQGAAIPKVCKVRAKYAGLIQRD
- the accD gene encoding acetyl-CoA carboxylase, carboxyltransferase subunit beta, whose amino-acid sequence is MTTPSNIKRPKRGVPEGLWLRCPGCSASIFKKEAEKQHNVCPQCEYHFYVSAPERIAQLLDEGTFEEWDANLLPTDPLQFADSKPYKERLIAEQKRTGMTDAAVTGCGMIRARRVAVGVTDSAFIMGSMGSVVGERLARLVERATAENLPLIIVSGSGGGARMHEGILSLMQMAKVSAALARYDSAGGLFISVLTNPTMGGVAASFASLGDLVFAEPKALIGFAGPRTIKATIRLELPKGFQTSEFLLQHGFIDRIVSRSRLKSEIARAIDYCGK
- the rpe gene encoding ribulose-phosphate 3-epimerase, whose translation is MGSLHPPKSAVCEVQMLLTWRIRAGKIDLFGWQFCGNVGPVIHALWSQEWSAGDKDNVLSETGMAGLPKRTRDFVSQLLAQRLSRGSPEDMSASQSIDSLRGATPLVLPSLLQCDFANLEREVRTLEDAGIRALHLDVMDGNFVPNLSYGMPIVAALRKVTKLPLDVHLMIEKPERYLKQFAEAGSDLITFHVEAVADAQPLVNEIHSLGVKAGIALNPATPLGTLDAYLGAVDLILVMSVPAGFGGQKFHDVALDKLQTLNTQKQTGQLRPEVILEVDGGVNTSTIGRCAQAGAQWFVVGSAIFGQASYRPAVEQLTQLARL